The Komagataeibacter sp. FNDCF1 genome contains a region encoding:
- a CDS encoding LysR substrate-binding domain-containing protein — translation MDINILRLFIAVVREGGFSQAAKAVLSTQSTVSKAVKRLEDELDLVLIDRAAPGITLTDAGDVVLRRAQTILAERDDLLVELRELRGLKHGELRLGLPPIGSDTLFAPTFVAFRDRYPGIKIQLIERGCQDLMNLLRAGEIDLAGLLLPFPDEFSWQDVCVEPVVAVVAAGHPLMARRSVSITAFADSPFLLFETGFSLNQIVLAACRRSGFTPKVTARSTQVEFLFDLIAAGLGIGFLPRMMVETRQHDGIRAIALNDPDMLWHMTLAWRRGGYLSGAAKEWLRLMRRPD, via the coding sequence ATGGATATCAATATATTACGACTGTTTATCGCGGTCGTGCGCGAAGGTGGTTTCTCGCAGGCGGCCAAGGCGGTGCTGTCCACCCAGTCAACCGTAAGCAAGGCGGTGAAGCGGCTGGAAGATGAACTGGACCTTGTCCTGATCGACCGGGCGGCCCCGGGTATCACGCTGACTGATGCTGGCGATGTGGTCCTGCGCCGGGCCCAGACGATCCTGGCTGAACGCGACGACCTGCTGGTGGAACTGCGGGAATTGCGTGGGCTGAAGCACGGTGAATTGCGGCTTGGCCTGCCACCGATCGGCAGCGACACGCTGTTCGCGCCGACTTTCGTGGCGTTCCGTGACCGTTATCCCGGTATCAAGATCCAGTTGATCGAACGCGGCTGCCAGGATCTGATGAACCTGCTGCGCGCGGGCGAGATTGATCTTGCTGGCCTGCTTCTTCCCTTTCCCGATGAGTTCTCATGGCAAGATGTCTGCGTGGAACCTGTTGTAGCGGTGGTCGCGGCGGGCCATCCGCTGATGGCGCGTAGATCAGTCTCGATTACCGCATTCGCTGATTCTCCCTTTCTGCTGTTCGAGACAGGATTTTCACTGAACCAGATCGTGCTTGCGGCCTGCCGTCGCAGCGGCTTTACGCCAAAGGTCACGGCCCGTTCAACACAGGTTGAATTCCTTTTTGACCTGATCGCGGCGGGACTGGGCATTGGCTTCCTACCCCGCATGATGGTGGAAACCCGTCAGCACGACGGCATTCGGGCCATCGCACTCAATGATCCGGACATGCTCTGGCATATGACACTTGCCTGGCGGCGCGGCGGCTATCTTTCGGGCGCTGCCAAAGAATGGCTTAGGCTGATGCGACGGCCAGATTAG
- a CDS encoding GMC family oxidoreductase: MATGTEDFGDFDYIVIGAGSAGCVLANRLSADPRNRVLVLEAGGNDNWIWIHIPVGYLFAMGNPRADWMFRTDPESHLGNRVLNYPRGRLLGGCSSINGMIYMRGQAADYDGWRQMGNTGWGWDDVLPYFLKAEDNFAGASAFHGVGGPLHVDRQRLRWKLLDAFRDAAAQAGIPKIDDFNRGDNEGSSYFQVTQKNGFRWSAARGYLHPVMKRPNLRVQIGALVHRILFRDGRAIGVRFEVNGVVRTVHARAEVILSAGAIGTPAILQRSGIGPGERLQEFGIEVVRDLPGVGENLQDHLQIRSAYRVSGVETLNTEAGSLLGKAKIGLQYLLTRSGPMSMAPSQLGIFARSGPRYATANLEYHVQPLSLAAFGGNLDPFPAFTAAVANVRPESRGSVHLKSADPAVPPAIHPNYLSTEEDRRVAIESVRLTRRIVGQSALARYRPEEFRPGPSVQSDADLEQAIGEISTTIFHPVGTAAMGQGSQAVVDHELRVHGMAGLRVADASIMPRITSGNTNAPSIMIGEKASAMILNAARLPSTPALVA; the protein is encoded by the coding sequence ATGGCGACTGGAACCGAAGACTTTGGTGACTTTGACTATATTGTAATCGGCGCGGGCAGTGCGGGTTGTGTACTTGCAAACCGTCTCAGTGCCGATCCACGCAACAGGGTGCTGGTTCTGGAAGCCGGCGGCAACGACAACTGGATATGGATCCATATCCCGGTCGGGTACCTGTTCGCGATGGGTAACCCGCGTGCGGACTGGATGTTCAGGACCGATCCGGAATCCCATCTGGGCAACCGCGTGCTGAATTACCCGCGTGGACGGCTGCTGGGCGGGTGTTCGTCTATCAACGGCATGATCTACATGCGCGGGCAGGCCGCCGATTATGATGGCTGGCGGCAGATGGGCAATACGGGATGGGGATGGGATGATGTCCTGCCCTATTTCCTCAAGGCAGAAGATAACTTCGCGGGTGCCAGCGCCTTTCATGGCGTGGGTGGGCCGCTGCATGTTGACCGGCAGCGGTTGCGGTGGAAACTGCTTGATGCCTTCCGCGACGCCGCCGCACAGGCGGGCATCCCGAAGATAGACGACTTCAACCGGGGTGATAACGAAGGGTCATCCTATTTTCAGGTAACGCAGAAAAACGGGTTTCGCTGGAGTGCGGCGCGCGGCTACCTGCACCCGGTCATGAAACGGCCCAACCTGCGCGTGCAGATCGGCGCACTGGTTCATCGCATCCTGTTCCGCGATGGTCGCGCAATCGGGGTGCGCTTTGAAGTCAACGGTGTGGTCCGGACTGTTCATGCCCGTGCCGAGGTAATTCTGTCGGCCGGCGCTATCGGGACGCCTGCAATCCTTCAACGTTCGGGCATCGGGCCGGGGGAACGACTACAGGAGTTTGGCATCGAGGTCGTACGGGATCTGCCCGGCGTGGGTGAGAACCTTCAGGACCACCTGCAGATCCGCAGCGCTTACAGGGTCAGCGGTGTTGAAACGCTCAACACCGAAGCCGGATCCCTGTTGGGCAAGGCGAAGATCGGCCTGCAATATCTGCTGACCCGGTCCGGCCCCATGTCGATGGCGCCAAGCCAGCTGGGTATCTTTGCCCGCTCCGGCCCCCGCTATGCGACGGCCAACCTGGAATATCATGTCCAGCCGCTCAGCCTTGCGGCCTTCGGCGGCAATCTTGATCCGTTTCCAGCCTTTACTGCGGCGGTGGCCAATGTCCGCCCCGAAAGCCGGGGCAGCGTCCACCTTAAATCTGCTGACCCAGCCGTGCCGCCCGCCATCCACCCCAACTACCTCTCGACGGAAGAAGACCGACGCGTGGCGATTGAGTCCGTACGCCTGACGAGACGGATAGTGGGGCAATCCGCACTGGCACGCTACCGGCCAGAGGAGTTTCGTCCCGGTCCGTCGGTACAGAGCGATGCCGATCTGGAACAGGCGATCGGGGAAATCTCCACCACTATCTTTCACCCCGTGGGCACCGCCGCCATGGGGCAGGGATCGCAGGCCGTGGTTGACCACGAACTGCGTGTACATGGCATGGCGGGGCTTCGTGTCGCGGATGCCTCGATCATGCCGCGCATTACCTCGGGCAATACCAATGCCCCGAGCATCATGATCGGTGAGAAAGCGTCGGCAATGATCCTCAATGCCGCCAGATTACCGTCAACCCCGGCGCTTGTCGCCTGA
- a CDS encoding tautomerase family protein, producing the protein MPLIRFDMLEGRSEKELTAILDAAHQAMLDAFGVPPRDRYQIIYEHKKSRVRIEDTGLGIARTDDVMIISVTTRPRTVDEKTAFYRLLTEALTEKCGIASSDVMVNYVENTDADWSFGNGEAQFLTGKLGTPKVS; encoded by the coding sequence ATGCCTCTTATTCGTTTTGACATGCTTGAAGGCCGTTCCGAAAAAGAACTGACCGCCATACTGGATGCCGCCCATCAGGCGATGCTGGACGCCTTCGGCGTGCCGCCACGTGACCGGTACCAGATCATATATGAACACAAGAAAAGCCGTGTGCGCATTGAGGATACCGGACTGGGTATTGCGCGTACTGACGATGTGATGATCATCTCGGTTACCACACGTCCGCGCACGGTCGATGAAAAAACCGCCTTCTACCGCCTGTTGACCGAGGCCCTGACCGAAAAGTGTGGCATCGCGTCCAGCGACGTGATGGTCAACTATGTTGAAAACACGGATGCCGACTGGTCTTTTGGTAACGGGGAAGCCCAGTTCCTGACCGGCAAGCTCGGGACGCCTAAAGTCTCGTGA
- a CDS encoding NAD-dependent succinate-semialdehyde dehydrogenase, producing MSFYQTLNPTTETVERTFELHTAAQMKAIIDRADHVWKTDWKKRDIAVRKVIMSKAADLLRRDRMRHARLIATEMGKALPDALEEIDITADILSYYAEGAEKFLAPTTLKVKEGHAKIINQPLGVIYCIEPWNFPYYQLARVAGSNLMAGNVVIAKHAPNVPQCALAFEKLFHDAGAPVGIYTNIFLNNDQSAELIKDFRIRGVALTGSERAGQTVAAEAGAALKKDTMELGGSDAFIVLDDADLELAIKWATWGRFANNGQVCTAAKRMIVHEKVYDAFLAGLKTAITQFRIGDPLAEGTTHGPMSSKKALDTALAQTDEAVKAGATLVAGGKRMDRKGFFMGPTILTNVSKDNPVFYQEIFGPVAVVHKVASEHEAIELANDSPYGLGGSVFSRDLTRAEKVAEQVETGMMFINTATAAAPELPFGGIKNSGFGRELSFLGIEEFINRKLIRVA from the coding sequence ATGAGTTTTTACCAGACCCTCAACCCGACCACGGAAACCGTGGAACGCACGTTCGAACTTCACACCGCCGCGCAGATGAAGGCGATTATCGATCGCGCGGACCATGTGTGGAAGACCGACTGGAAAAAGCGCGACATCGCAGTCCGCAAGGTCATCATGTCAAAGGCCGCCGACCTGCTTCGCCGTGACCGCATGAGACATGCACGCCTGATCGCGACCGAAATGGGTAAGGCGTTGCCTGACGCGCTGGAAGAAATCGACATCACTGCCGACATCCTCTCTTACTATGCCGAGGGTGCGGAGAAATTTCTCGCTCCCACGACCCTGAAGGTCAAGGAAGGCCATGCAAAGATCATCAACCAGCCGCTTGGCGTAATCTACTGCATCGAGCCCTGGAACTTCCCCTATTACCAGCTTGCCCGCGTGGCGGGGTCGAACCTGATGGCAGGCAATGTGGTCATCGCCAAGCACGCGCCCAACGTGCCGCAATGCGCGCTGGCCTTTGAAAAGCTGTTCCATGACGCGGGCGCGCCTGTGGGCATCTATACCAACATCTTCCTCAACAACGACCAGTCCGCCGAACTGATCAAGGATTTCCGTATCCGTGGCGTCGCCCTGACCGGCAGCGAACGCGCGGGCCAGACGGTTGCGGCCGAAGCGGGTGCGGCGCTGAAGAAGGACACGATGGAACTGGGCGGCAGCGATGCCTTCATCGTGCTCGATGACGCGGACCTTGAACTGGCAATCAAATGGGCGACATGGGGCCGGTTCGCCAATAACGGGCAGGTCTGCACGGCGGCCAAGCGGATGATCGTGCATGAGAAGGTCTACGACGCCTTCCTCGCGGGTCTGAAAACCGCGATCACGCAGTTCCGCATTGGCGATCCGCTGGCTGAGGGTACCACCCATGGCCCGATGAGCAGCAAAAAGGCGCTCGACACCGCACTTGCGCAGACCGACGAAGCCGTCAAAGCAGGGGCAACTCTGGTGGCTGGTGGCAAGCGAATGGACCGCAAAGGCTTCTTCATGGGACCGACCATCCTGACCAATGTGTCAAAGGACAACCCGGTCTTCTATCAGGAGATTTTCGGCCCGGTCGCTGTGGTACATAAGGTTGCCTCGGAACATGAGGCCATCGAACTGGCCAATGATTCTCCTTACGGCCTCGGCGGGTCCGTGTTCTCCCGTGATCTTACACGTGCCGAAAAAGTGGCTGAACAGGTCGAGACCGGCATGATGTTCATCAACACCGCGACGGCTGCTGCACCGGAACTGCCCTTTGGCGGGATCAAGAATTCGGGATTTGGCCGCGAACTGTCCTTCCTCGGCATTGAGGAGTTCATCAATCGCAAGCTGATCCGCGTCGCCTGA
- a CDS encoding aldo/keto reductase: protein MKLRQLGKSGSQVSEIGLGCMSMSGMYGPADRKESIATIHAALDAGITLFDTGDFYGMGHNEMLIGEAIRDIPRDRFLVSVKFGAMRDPGGNWGSYDARPAAIKNFLAYTLQRLGLDHIDIYRPARLDPAVPIEETIGAIAEMVQAGYVRHIGLSEVGPETIRRAASVHPISDLQIEYSLISRGIEDKILPICRELGIGITAYGVLARGLISGHWQGAKGPGDFRVRSPRFQEGNVERNLALVETLRGIAATKDASVAQLAIAWVAAQGDDIVPLVGARRRDRLSEALGALDLTLTPDDLAAIEKAIPKGAAAGERYDPKQMAVLDSEKSGLGKG, encoded by the coding sequence ATGAAATTGCGGCAACTTGGTAAGAGCGGCTCTCAGGTATCCGAAATCGGTCTTGGGTGTATGAGCATGTCCGGCATGTATGGTCCGGCTGATCGGAAAGAAAGCATCGCTACCATCCATGCCGCGCTGGACGCCGGGATCACGCTTTTCGACACCGGCGATTTCTACGGCATGGGCCATAACGAGATGCTGATCGGTGAGGCGATCAGGGATATTCCTCGCGACAGATTCCTCGTCAGCGTCAAGTTTGGTGCAATGCGCGACCCGGGTGGCAACTGGGGTTCCTACGACGCGCGGCCTGCTGCCATAAAGAACTTCCTGGCCTATACCCTGCAACGGCTCGGGCTGGATCATATCGACATCTACCGGCCTGCACGGCTGGACCCGGCAGTGCCTATTGAAGAGACGATTGGCGCCATCGCCGAGATGGTTCAGGCCGGTTATGTCCGGCATATCGGCCTTTCGGAAGTTGGCCCGGAAACCATTCGGCGCGCGGCTTCCGTCCATCCGATCAGCGACCTTCAGATTGAATATTCGCTGATTTCGCGTGGTATCGAGGACAAAATTCTTCCTATCTGTCGTGAACTCGGCATCGGCATAACAGCCTATGGCGTGCTCGCGCGTGGTCTGATCAGCGGGCACTGGCAAGGGGCAAAGGGGCCAGGGGACTTTCGGGTTCGGAGCCCCCGCTTTCAGGAAGGCAACGTCGAGCGTAATCTGGCTCTCGTGGAGACATTACGCGGAATTGCAGCCACCAAAGACGCAAGTGTGGCCCAGTTGGCAATCGCCTGGGTGGCCGCACAGGGTGACGACATCGTGCCACTTGTAGGAGCCCGCCGGCGCGATCGTCTCTCCGAGGCGCTGGGAGCGCTCGATCTTACGCTGACGCCCGACGATCTGGCTGCTATCGAGAAGGCTATTCCCAAAGGGGCTGCAGCCGGGGAACGCTACGATCCGAAACAGATGGCGGTACTCGACAGCGAGAAATCGGGGTTGGGGAAGGGTTAG
- a CDS encoding LysR family transcriptional regulator, with amino-acid sequence MSDRYYSDLRALCCIIDRGSFVAAARELCVSRSALSETIRRLENFVGVQLLNRTTRSVSPTPAGERLAVRFGLAFEEIGAALSEAGAMGGEIAGPVRVHAQRLGYELFLKQLLPDFVRRFPRISVEVQIDDAEVDIVQERFDVGIRLGEMLDQDAIAFPLQSGLRQIAVAAPAYLERHGAPLHPRELRDHLCLGFRWPGHAALYNWEFCENGVWFSVAVSGPLTFNDQRAALDAAVAGAGIALWVESEVQPLIKAGHLVPLLTEYSAAFPGFALYYPPHRHRSTAVKTFIAAVRSAKKP; translated from the coding sequence ATGTCCGACCGCTACTATTCTGATCTTCGCGCACTGTGCTGTATTATCGATCGAGGCAGTTTCGTTGCCGCTGCGAGAGAACTTTGCGTGTCGCGTTCAGCGCTCAGTGAAACGATCCGCCGACTGGAAAACTTTGTTGGCGTTCAGCTCCTGAACCGAACGACACGCAGTGTCAGCCCCACGCCCGCAGGAGAACGTCTGGCTGTGCGGTTTGGACTGGCGTTCGAAGAAATCGGGGCCGCTTTAAGCGAGGCCGGTGCAATGGGCGGCGAAATCGCTGGTCCGGTGAGAGTTCACGCGCAACGTCTTGGTTATGAGCTTTTTCTAAAACAGCTCCTGCCTGACTTTGTCCGACGTTTCCCCCGGATCAGCGTCGAGGTGCAGATCGACGATGCCGAAGTAGATATCGTACAGGAACGGTTCGACGTCGGCATACGGCTTGGGGAAATGCTGGATCAGGATGCTATTGCGTTCCCGCTTCAGTCCGGTTTGCGGCAGATTGCCGTTGCCGCCCCGGCTTACCTCGAACGGCACGGAGCGCCACTCCATCCGCGGGAGCTCCGCGATCATCTCTGTCTCGGTTTTCGCTGGCCGGGGCATGCTGCCCTGTACAACTGGGAATTCTGTGAAAACGGCGTCTGGTTCTCCGTGGCCGTATCCGGTCCACTGACCTTCAATGATCAGAGGGCAGCGCTTGATGCCGCCGTTGCTGGCGCGGGCATCGCATTATGGGTTGAGAGCGAGGTCCAGCCGCTCATCAAAGCCGGCCATCTTGTTCCCTTGCTGACAGAGTATTCCGCCGCTTTTCCAGGCTTTGCGCTTTACTATCCTCCGCATCGTCATCGCTCGACTGCGGTGAAGACCTTCATTGCCGCTGTGCGCAGTGCGAAGAAGCCGTGA
- a CDS encoding SDR family NAD(P)-dependent oxidoreductase — MDTENTAGNFAGKVAIVTGAASGIGRATVELLHARGASVIAEDYDPGVNALARPGIFPLVGDVAAEGAARLAVATAVEQFGQLDILVNNAGIIINKLVVDMTSEDWDRIFAVNIRGVFLHSREAMRAMIPNGSGAIVNVGSYESVRSSVYN, encoded by the coding sequence ATGGATACGGAAAACACAGCAGGAAATTTTGCAGGCAAGGTCGCGATTGTCACCGGCGCTGCAAGCGGGATCGGCCGCGCAACTGTGGAGCTACTTCATGCGCGTGGTGCATCGGTGATCGCGGAGGACTACGATCCCGGTGTCAACGCTCTTGCCCGGCCTGGCATCTTCCCACTCGTCGGGGACGTGGCAGCAGAAGGCGCTGCCCGACTGGCCGTAGCAACGGCCGTCGAGCAGTTTGGTCAGCTGGATATTCTCGTAAATAATGCGGGCATCATCATCAACAAGCTGGTGGTGGACATGACTTCTGAGGACTGGGACCGCATCTTCGCCGTCAATATCCGGGGCGTGTTCCTGCACTCGCGTGAGGCGATGCGTGCGATGATCCCGAACGGGAGCGGAGCTATCGTCAATGTCGGATCCTATGAGAGTGTCCGATCTTCTGTGTATAATTGA
- a CDS encoding IS256 family transposase, with amino-acid sequence MTISMEILDELLTGVKRPEDLLGDSGLLKELKIRLMERMLGAELSAHLGYEEGKAAPPGQSNRRNGSTTKVLKGQDGAFPVTVPRDRDSSFEPELIKKGQTRIDGIDDRIIGLYAAGLTVRDIQTHLLDLYGLKVSPDLISRVTDAVLDEVREWQGRALDRMYPIVIFDALRVKIRDADSRTVKNKAVYVALGVTREGVREVLGLWIAENEGAKFWLSVMNELKNRGIQDILIAVVDGLKGFPEAITAAFPEAMVQTCIVHLVRHSLNFCSWKDRKAVAADLRRIYGAATADMAAAELDAFEEKWAGKYASIAPAWRRAWPEVIPFFAFDPAIRKIIYTTNAIESLNRVIRKSIKTRGSFPTDDAATKLIYLAIRSFEKDGRNVREWFAARNQFAIMFGERFAA; translated from the coding sequence ATGACCATCTCGATGGAAATCCTCGACGAATTGCTGACGGGCGTGAAGCGTCCTGAAGACCTGCTCGGAGACAGCGGGTTGCTGAAGGAGCTGAAAATTCGGCTCATGGAGCGTATGCTGGGTGCAGAGTTGAGCGCGCATCTGGGCTATGAGGAAGGCAAGGCTGCCCCGCCGGGCCAGTCGAACCGGCGGAATGGCTCCACGACCAAGGTGCTGAAAGGCCAGGACGGCGCCTTTCCGGTGACGGTGCCGCGCGACCGCGACAGCAGCTTTGAGCCGGAGCTTATAAAGAAGGGCCAGACCCGGATCGACGGGATCGACGACAGGATCATCGGTCTCTATGCCGCCGGTCTGACGGTCCGGGACATCCAGACCCATCTGCTTGATCTTTATGGCCTGAAGGTCTCTCCCGACCTGATCAGCCGCGTCACCGATGCCGTGCTGGACGAGGTCCGGGAGTGGCAGGGCCGGGCGCTGGATCGGATGTATCCCATCGTGATCTTCGATGCCCTTCGGGTAAAGATCCGCGATGCTGACAGCCGGACCGTTAAAAACAAGGCGGTTTACGTTGCTCTCGGTGTCACCCGCGAGGGAGTGCGCGAGGTTCTGGGGCTCTGGATCGCCGAGAATGAAGGCGCCAAATTCTGGCTTTCGGTCATGAACGAGTTGAAGAACCGGGGCATCCAGGACATCCTGATCGCGGTCGTGGACGGGCTGAAAGGCTTTCCCGAGGCCATCACCGCCGCCTTTCCCGAGGCGATGGTTCAGACCTGTATTGTTCACCTGGTGCGCCACAGCCTGAACTTCTGCTCATGGAAGGACCGCAAGGCCGTGGCTGCCGACCTGCGCCGGATCTACGGGGCGGCGACCGCTGACATGGCGGCCGCAGAGCTCGATGCGTTCGAGGAGAAATGGGCCGGGAAATACGCGTCGATCGCCCCGGCATGGCGCCGGGCATGGCCAGAAGTGATCCCGTTTTTTGCCTTCGATCCGGCGATCCGCAAGATCATATACACTACGAACGCCATCGAGAGCCTGAACCGGGTCATCCGCAAATCGATCAAGACGCGCGGTTCGTTCCCGACCGACGATGCCGCAACGAAGCTGATCTACCTGGCGATCCGCAGCTTCGAGAAAGACGGGCGGAATGTTCGGGAATGGTTTGCAGCCCGCAACCAGTTCGCCATAATGTTCGGCGAGCGCTTCGCCGCTTGA